One Clavelina lepadiformis chromosome 1, kaClaLepa1.1, whole genome shotgun sequence genomic region harbors:
- the LOC143449596 gene encoding uncharacterized protein LOC143449596, with translation MSGNSYDEMSDTDQVSKMQESSEDEDADFYSIHTTSKLSTSIRASMQLEITDSEYSDFEGFDKFLEDDRSIEDNPKDNSENLVTTQPSDTDERVMEKKQKWLPIIRKKILRKNVLKSGQSGSRSSNDQSILPQETPSVTRPEIMDRDLRDSSQFLENDTSIEDHDTNSTTSEDHVTPQPTDTEEGTVENKQSSRSV, from the exons ATGTCGGGAAATAGCTATGACGAAATGTCGGATACCGATCAAGTctcaaaaatgcaagaaagcagcGAAG ACGAAGATGCCGACTTTTACTCAATACATACAACCTCTAAATTATCTACTTCGATCAGGGCAAGCATGCAGCTTGAAATCACGGATAGCGAATATAGCGATTTTGAAG GTTTCGACAAATTTCTTGAAGACGACAGGAGTATTGAAGACAATCCCAAAGATAACAGTGAAAATCTCGTCACAACCCAACCTTCTGATACTGATGAAAGAGTGATGGagaaaaaacaaa AATGGCTTCCAATAATTCGAAAGAAAATACTTCGCAAAAATGTTCTTAAATCAGGTCAATCTGGTTCAAGGTCATCCAACGACCAATCAATATTACCGCAAGAAACCCCATCAGTAACACGACCTGAAATCATGGATCGAGATTTGAGAG ATTCTAGCCAATTTCTTGAAAACGATACGAGTATCGAAGACCATGACACAAATTCCACTACCAGTGAAGACCACGTCACGCCACAACCTACTGATACCGAAGAGGGAACAGTAGAGAACAAACAAA GTTCTAGAAgcgtttaa
- the LOC143445835 gene encoding uncharacterized protein LOC143445835 translates to MLLFMLLTMLLLWFSEWRPVIQKTILRKNVLTSGQSRSSSSNDQSILPKEIPSVTQPEIVDSDSGENFLENDTSVEDHHTNSTTSEDHVTPQPTDTDEGAVENKRSQSNSSSSNNESILSNQTLTIKIEYPVKTMLTIFAFCGFLTGILILLVGAMFVLEDPKQASLRAQMEYIENEVDLTLFRGAVRIQSIKGQAVSWNSTVKISDLKEVISAIRGGFEAEGFSIASVEFFQLSPVNVTVYSYLNHTVTSLNAPKSTTNNTLKANGWRMIVRATLECTGKPSKNAIGLRVGAVEIGMIQFMLDNYLANQRIVARMEAIEVSDEFKEGLKVALRAVPRLANIKVEENQDTIFIACHKKGADMPLSNILVRCPPDCHEAKVSEIIGTHSYHIQSSVCLAATHNHVIQLQNGGVVEYLESGTGFVFEGIPSNGVNSTSREEFSRQFIVKKPGSSWAIPDPTVTPTTTLKPLQEPTLILMEIAFMLLELDGQKVSFSMLTVRHVNNLVVEAITIKFKAALQAIGFDIVLIKVANLSPSLLNVASVKVKLHVYGGFMANAWAMFPYKPWKNADVDRLEEKVTEFLGRIHTVDFEIKLNLNFVSQLEITPSTTQAPITKYTSKCGCGDVFFIQINDSPEKTKILSIYKSLLNAFTFDQLELGLGLALDGTIITRVGQDLAKETLRRLEEELNLPERNEISLWRLLVDLESESSFLMQGIGKRKKLLIISSSYVFGADAKNIEIYLNRIKDRGVSIAYVGYEWDQKLLQAVYYPLKFASKPSSDFVFHVDNLNYFNRLAKFMGNVIRRYVCESPPTTCEDLHFAIPPPINMQYNFSVDGSRNSYTKGIPVGTGLKEYTSEAGSSYNGVDLPATQTFRKTEPDKDQAFYRRDRCGQQANQPSFPSGRIVGGSEALPHSWPWAISINYVKMQNGRYNYNFWKCGGSVIDKRWILTAAHCFANGNTLEKESKYQVAIGIHDQRDMNGLYGNIYKIDRIVHHPQYDDYRNKFDIALLYLDRDIQYRREVAPVCLPNADVIPATARECWVVGWGYTSNSGKFFFELQIARA, encoded by the exons ATGTTACTTTTTATGTTACTTACTATGTTACTTCTTTGGTTTTCAGAATGGCGTCCGGTAATTCAGAAGACGATACTTCGCAAAAATGTTCTTACATCAGGCCAATCTCGTTCAAGCTCATCGAACGACCAATCGATATTACCCAAAGAAATCCCATCGGTTACACAACCTGAAATCGTGGATAGCGATTCGGGAG aaaactTTCTTGAAAACGACACGAGTGTAGAAGACCATCACACAAATTCCACTACCAGTGAAGACCACGTCACGCCGCAACCTACTGATACGGATGAGGGAGCAGTAGAAAACAAACGAA GTCAATCTAATTCAAGTTCATCGAACAACGAGTCGATATTATCCAATCAGACCctaacaattaaaattgaGTATCCAGTAAAGACGATGCTGACAATCTTTGCATTCTGCGGTTTTCTGACGGGCATTCTGATACTACTTGTCGGAGCAATGT TCGTGCTTGAAGATCCTAAGCAGGCTAGCCTGCGTGCACAGATGGAATATATTGAAAACGAAGTCGATTTAACTCTATTTAGGGGCGCTGTTCGAATTCAGTCCATAAAAGGACAAGCGGTTTCCTGGAATAGCACAGTCAAAATATCTGACCTAAAAGAAGTCATTTCAGCG ATTCGAGGAGGATTTGAAGCGGAAGGTTTTTCAATTGCGTCCGTGGAATTTTTCCAACTTTCACCCGTTAACGTAACTGTCTATTCTTACTTAAACCACACTGTCACTTCATTAAACGCCCCAAAGTCGACAACAAACAACACTTTAAAA GCCAATGGGTGGCGCATGATCGTGCGGGCTACGCTTGAATGCACTGGGAAACCTTCAAAAAATGCAATCGGCCTAAGAGTGGGAGCGGTCGAAATTGGAATGATTCAGTTTATGTTAGACAACTATTTGGCTAACCAACGAATAGTAGCTCGAATGGAGGCAATCGAAG TTTCAGATGAGTTTAAAGAAGGTCTGAAAGTTGCACTAAGAGCCGTGCCGCGTCTCGCCAACATTAAAGTAGAAGAAAACCAGGATA CCATCTTCATTGCATGTCACAAGAAAGGTGCAGACATGCCCCTGTCAAACATTTTAGTTCGATGTCCGCCAGACTGTCACGAGGCTAAAGTTTCCGAGATTATTGGCACCCATTCCTATCACATCCAATCCTCAGTCTGCCTAGCAGCCACCCATAATCACGTGATACAA CTTCAAAACGGCGGAGTGGTGGAATACCTTGAAAGTGGAACCGGCTTTGTCTTTGAAGGGATTCCTTCAAACGGTGTCAACTCAACAAGCAGAGAAGAATTCAGCCGCcaatttatagttaaaa AACCAGGGTCCTCCTGGGCTATCCCGGACCCAACTGTAACTCCTACCACGACATTGAAACCGCTTCAGGAACCAACGCTAATTTTAATGGAAA TTGCTTTCATGTTACTGGAATTGGATGGACAAAAAGTAAGCTTTTCCATGCTCACAGTAAGACATGTGAACAACCTTGTTGTGGAAgcaataacaataaaa TTCAAAGCAGCTTTGCAAGCAATTGGTTTTGATATTGTCTTGATAAAAGTGGCTAACTTGTCGCCCTCTCTGCTCAATGTTGCCTCCGTAAAAGTCAAGTTGCATGTCTACGGGGGATTTATGGCCAACGCCTGG GCAATGTTCCCTTACAAACCGTGGAAAAACGCTGACGTTGATCGCTTGGAGGAAAAAGTAACGGAATTTCTTGGTCGAATTCACACTGTGGACTTCGAAATTAAAC TGAACCTAAACTTTGTGAGTCAACTTGAAATTACTCCAAGTACGACACAAGCTCCAATAACAAAGTATACTTCAAAATGCGG ATGCGGAGATGTTTTCTTCATACAAATTAATGATTCTCctgaaaagacaaaaatccTTTCCATCTACAAATCATTGTTAAACGCCTTTACATTTGACCAG TTAGAACTTGGCTTGGGCTTAGCTCTAGATGGAACCATCATCACAAGAGTTGGACAAGATTTAGCAAAGGAAACGTTGAGGAGACTCGAAGAGGAACTGAACTTGCCAGAGCGTAACGAAATAAGCCTTTGGCGCCTCCTCGTG GATCTTGAGTCCGAGTCATCGTTTTTAATGCAAGGAATCGGAAAGaggaaaaaacttttaataatttcgTCATCTTATGTATTTGGTGCGGATGccaaaaatatcgaaattTATCTCAATCGGATAAAAGATAGAGGCGTATCAATTGCCTACGTGGGATATGAATGGGATCAGAAGTTACTTCAAGC GGTATATTACCCATTAAAGTTCGCGTCCAAACCATCTTCTGATTTCGTCTTCCACGTTGACAACTTAAATTACTTTAATCGGTTAGCAAAGTTTATGGGCAACGTTATCAG GCGGTATGTGTGCGAGTCACCGCCAACAACATGCGAAGATCTACATTTTGCCATTCCACCGCCAA TAAACATGCAATACAATTTTTCCGTGGATGGCTCCCGAAACAGTTATACCAAAGGAATCCCAGTCGGCACTGGGCTCAAAGAATACACCTCTGAAGCAG GCTCCTCTTATAACGGAGTTGATCTGCCGGCGACCCAAACTTTCCGCAAAACAGAACCCGACAAAGATCAGGCTTTTTATCGGCGAGATCGATGTGGACAGCAAGCTAATCAACCCTCCTTTCCATCCGGTCGAATCGTTG GTGGCTCGGAAGCTTTGCCTCATTCTTGGCCATGGGCAATCAGCATTAATTACGTAAAGATGCAAAACGGGCGGTACAATTATAACTTCTGGAAATGCGGAGGGTCAGTTATTGACAAAAGGTGGATATTAACCGCAGCCCACTGCTTCGCTAATGGAAATACGCTGGA GAAAGAAAGCAAATATCAGGTAGCCATAGGAATTCACGACCAGAGAGATATGAACGGATTATACGGTAACATTTACAAGATTGATCGCATCGTCCACCATCCCCAATACGACGATTATAGAAATAAGTTTGACATAGCTCTGCTTTACCTTGAC CGCGATATTCAATACCGTCGGGAGGTGGCGCCAGTGTGCCTTCCAAACGCAGACGTCATACCAGCAACCGCGAGAGAATGCTGGGTCGTCGGTTGGGGATATACCAGCAACTCgggcaagtttttttttgagtTGCAAATAGCTAGAGCCTGA